In a single window of the Melioribacteraceae bacterium genome:
- the hpnC gene encoding squalene synthase HpnC yields the protein MNLDRAYNSAIDFAQSHYENFPVISKFLPKEIRKHIAVVYQFARQADDLADEGEVSDELRTKNLELYEKKLELSLNEKPESEFWFALSSTIKTKNLTPKYFYDLIDAFKQDIVKKRYTDSEELLNYCSRSANPVGRIILELYEIRNEKELFYSDQICTALQLTNFYQDVSVDILKGRIYIPITEMKKFGLDDFWIISKKHDENSKKLVTELVQQTDSMFDEGKKLLPSVPFLLRMQLKLTIIGGKKILEKIKMNDYNVVEKRPVLSRRDILESLIKLFVKI from the coding sequence ATGAATTTGGACAGAGCATATAATAGTGCAATTGATTTCGCACAATCACACTACGAAAACTTCCCGGTGATCTCCAAATTTTTACCCAAAGAAATCCGAAAACATATCGCCGTAGTTTATCAATTCGCTCGGCAAGCAGATGATTTAGCCGATGAAGGGGAGGTGAGTGATGAACTTAGAACTAAGAACTTAGAATTGTATGAAAAAAAGCTTGAACTCAGCTTGAATGAAAAGCCTGAAAGTGAGTTCTGGTTTGCGCTTTCCTCAACAATAAAAACAAAAAATTTAACCCCAAAATATTTTTATGATTTAATTGACGCGTTTAAGCAGGATATAGTTAAAAAAAGATATACCGATTCTGAAGAATTATTGAATTATTGCAGTCGTTCTGCGAATCCGGTTGGTAGAATTATTTTAGAACTTTATGAAATAAGAAATGAAAAGGAATTGTTTTATTCTGATCAGATTTGTACCGCCTTACAGCTTACTAATTTTTATCAGGATGTTTCCGTGGATATATTGAAAGGACGGATTTACATTCCGATTACCGAAATGAAAAAGTTTGGACTAGATGATTTCTGGATTATCTCAAAAAAACATGATGAAAACTCCAAAAAACTAGTGACTGAATTGGTTCAGCAAACTGACTCGATGTTTGATGAGGGGAAGAAATTACTCCCCTCCGTTCCCTTTTTATTGAGAATGCAGTTAAAATTAACCATCATCGGGGGTAAAAAGATTTTGGAAAAAATCAAAATGAATGATTATAATGTAGTAGAGAAACGACCGGTTCTTTCACGGAGAGACATTTTAGAATCATTAATTAAATTATTCGTTAAAATTTGA
- a CDS encoding CTP synthase has product MPIKKKVKYIFVTGGVVSSLGKGITASSLGLLLKLRGYSVTIQKFDPYINVDPGTMNPFQHGEVYVTDDGAETDLDLGHYERFLDVNMSKANNTTTGQVYNEVITKERRGDYLGATVQVIPHITDEIKKRMRILGDSGKYDIVITEIGGTVGDIESLPFIEAMRQIMLELGRKHALSIHVTLVPFISSAGEMKTKPTQHSVKNLLELGIQPNVLVCRSEEKLAKEITEKIASFTNVNKDAVISAHDCSTIYEVPIVLHEQNLDLIVLDKLKLPGLNQKLDQWKAFVDKVVESTSEIKIAICGKYVENKDAYKSISEAFIHAGAENDVKVKTDFISSELVETKGAKNIFNGYHGILIPGGFGERGIEGKILAIKYARENNIPFFGICLGLQCAVIEFARNVCGIKKANSQEFEKNQYNVIHIMPDQLKVTTKGATMRLGAYPCNIKKNTLAFDAYRKNKISERHRHRYEVNNKFRETLEKYGMIISGSSPDDQLVEMIELDNHPWFVGCQFHPELKSRATKAHPLFREFISAAVKYSKGKIQN; this is encoded by the coding sequence ATGCCTATCAAGAAGAAAGTTAAGTACATTTTTGTTACTGGAGGAGTTGTCTCATCACTTGGAAAAGGAATTACGGCTTCTTCTTTAGGATTATTGTTGAAATTGCGCGGTTACAGTGTTACCATTCAAAAATTTGATCCCTATATTAATGTTGACCCCGGCACAATGAACCCATTTCAGCATGGTGAAGTATATGTTACCGATGATGGAGCCGAGACAGATTTAGACTTAGGACATTACGAAAGATTTTTAGATGTAAATATGAGCAAGGCAAACAATACTACTACCGGACAAGTATATAATGAAGTCATCACCAAAGAACGAAGAGGGGACTATCTTGGTGCAACAGTTCAGGTTATCCCCCACATAACCGATGAAATTAAAAAGAGAATGAGAATATTAGGTGATAGTGGAAAATATGATATTGTAATTACAGAGATTGGTGGTACTGTTGGCGATATTGAAAGTTTACCTTTTATTGAAGCCATGCGCCAAATTATGCTTGAGTTGGGACGCAAACACGCTCTGAGTATTCATGTAACATTAGTCCCATTTATTTCATCAGCCGGTGAAATGAAAACAAAACCTACTCAACATAGCGTAAAAAATCTTCTTGAACTAGGAATTCAGCCAAATGTATTGGTATGCAGATCAGAAGAAAAATTAGCGAAAGAGATTACTGAGAAAATAGCATCATTCACTAATGTGAATAAGGATGCGGTTATTTCAGCTCACGATTGCTCCACAATTTATGAAGTGCCGATTGTTCTCCATGAGCAAAATCTTGATTTAATTGTTCTCGATAAATTAAAACTCCCCGGATTAAATCAAAAGCTGGATCAGTGGAAAGCCTTTGTTGACAAAGTTGTTGAATCAACAAGTGAAATTAAAATTGCAATTTGCGGAAAGTATGTTGAAAATAAAGATGCATACAAAAGTATCAGCGAAGCTTTTATTCATGCCGGAGCGGAAAATGATGTAAAAGTTAAAACAGATTTTATAAGTTCTGAGCTGGTTGAGACTAAAGGGGCAAAAAATATTTTCAATGGTTATCATGGAATTTTAATCCCGGGCGGATTTGGTGAGCGTGGAATTGAAGGTAAAATTCTTGCGATTAAATATGCGCGCGAAAATAATATACCTTTCTTCGGAATATGCCTTGGACTGCAATGCGCTGTAATTGAATTTGCGAGAAACGTCTGCGGAATAAAAAAGGCAAACAGCCAAGAGTTCGAAAAAAATCAATACAATGTTATTCATATAATGCCCGATCAATTAAAAGTTACAACCAAAGGCGCAACAATGAGGCTGGGCGCATATCCTTGCAACATCAAAAAAAATACATTGGCATTTGATGCCTATCGGAAAAATAAAATTTCTGAAAGACACCGCCATCGCTACGAAGTAAATAACAAATTCCGTGAAACCCTCGAGAAGTATGGAATGATAATAAGTGGTAGTTCACCTGATGATCAATTAGTGGAAATGATTGAACTTGATAATCATCCTTGGTTTGTAGGCTGTCAGTTTCACCCCGAACTTAAATCCCGTGCAACTAAAGCCCATCCACTCTTTCGTGAATTTATAAGCGCGGCCGTAAAATATTCTAAAGGAAAAATTCAAAATTGA
- a CDS encoding phosphoribosylglycinamide formyltransferase, with translation MYKIAVFVSGRGSNFKAVYNSINSSNAQICALVSDVKDCGAVKFAIENKVPVYYLKTKLNPDGFSFVSLAEEFTQKGIDLIVLAGFLKKIADEFVDAFNNKIINIHPALLPAFGGKGMYGHFVHEAVFNSTAKVSGATVHFVDKIYDNGKIIYQKCVNIQHCTNAGEIAETVLKVEHEILPLVVNKFIDNKIKIVNNRVIIED, from the coding sequence ATGTACAAAATCGCTGTTTTTGTATCTGGTAGAGGCTCAAATTTTAAAGCAGTCTATAATTCTATTAATAGTAGTAATGCTCAAATTTGTGCACTTGTTAGTGATGTTAAGGATTGCGGAGCAGTAAAGTTCGCAATAGAAAATAAGGTACCAGTTTATTATTTAAAAACTAAATTGAATCCGGATGGATTTTCGTTTGTCAGCTTAGCGGAAGAGTTTACACAAAAAGGAATTGATTTAATTGTTCTGGCTGGATTTCTTAAAAAAATTGCTGATGAGTTTGTTGACGCCTTTAACAACAAAATAATAAACATTCATCCTGCTTTACTTCCTGCTTTCGGCGGAAAAGGAATGTATGGACATTTTGTGCATGAAGCTGTTTTTAATTCAACAGCAAAAGTGTCAGGCGCAACAGTTCACTTTGTTGATAAAATTTATGATAATGGAAAAATAATTTATCAAAAATGTGTCAACATTCAGCATTGTACCAATGCAGGTGAAATTGCTGAAACTGTATTAAAAGTTGAACATGAAATTCTTCCTCTTGTAGTAAATAAGTTTATTGATAATAAAATTAAAATTGTAAACAATCGTGTGATTATTGAAGATTGA
- a CDS encoding DUF3808 domain-containing protein: MKTKLILAYLLLCLTSTHAQLNSLVQQGLERAYNFEFVEAEKIYNRVIDRYPNSPHGFYRIAQIHFWIYLGTRDQGEYEVFKKFAELTEDRLNKQIGANPNDYRLINMAGNLASFTAMAEAINNSSIDVFWSSKKAVGYFEKAIEINPKFYDAYLGLGLYDYAMSFVPEFLKWAVNLTGLSSDKQRGLKHIKTAYLRGTSTKTEAAFHLSKIYTEYVAEYDSAISHLQSLTSKYPKNSLFLYQYGVTLARDLQFDRALNYFDRVIKLNNKNIPQLVALSHFRKGEIFFKRNQFKTAITQFNQFLDMSKELDLTAAAAFHVAISAKMLGNDEEYERNLLLAQGGNQDLFEDAYGKQKSEFYMKNGISSEELKLIRMKNYLDAGKYKTVIDSLEKEVDGFDSKLQKALSYGFLSEASLRLKKYKNALNYAEQVIQLAPSTEKWILVLAELNIAKAYFFTGDKDTAKDYLKKAENRNDYEYKDYLASKIEWLKRRIR, translated from the coding sequence TTGAAAACGAAATTAATATTAGCCTATTTGCTTCTTTGCTTAACCTCTACACACGCGCAATTAAATAGTTTGGTGCAGCAAGGTTTAGAGCGTGCGTATAATTTTGAATTTGTAGAAGCTGAAAAAATATACAATAGAGTAATTGATCGATATCCGAATTCACCGCATGGGTTTTACCGAATTGCACAAATACACTTTTGGATTTATCTCGGTACGAGAGATCAGGGCGAATATGAGGTATTTAAAAAATTTGCAGAACTTACTGAAGATCGACTTAATAAACAGATAGGCGCAAATCCAAATGATTACCGGCTAATAAATATGGCGGGTAATCTTGCTTCATTTACAGCAATGGCTGAAGCAATAAATAATTCCAGTATCGATGTGTTTTGGTCTTCTAAAAAAGCAGTTGGTTATTTTGAAAAAGCTATTGAAATCAATCCAAAATTCTATGACGCGTATCTCGGATTAGGATTGTACGATTACGCCATGAGTTTTGTCCCCGAGTTTTTAAAATGGGCAGTTAATTTAACCGGACTCTCGTCCGATAAACAGAGAGGGTTAAAACACATTAAAACAGCCTATTTGCGAGGAACATCCACAAAGACTGAAGCAGCCTTTCATCTTTCCAAAATTTATACAGAATATGTTGCTGAATATGATAGCGCAATTTCTCACTTGCAATCATTAACTTCTAAATATCCCAAAAACTCATTATTTCTTTACCAATATGGCGTTACACTCGCCAGGGATCTGCAATTTGATAGAGCTTTAAATTATTTTGATCGAGTGATCAAACTTAATAATAAGAATATTCCACAGCTGGTAGCTTTATCTCATTTTCGTAAAGGTGAAATATTCTTTAAGCGAAATCAATTTAAAACAGCAATAACGCAATTCAACCAATTTCTTGATATGTCCAAAGAGTTAGATCTAACTGCTGCTGCAGCATTCCATGTCGCGATTTCAGCAAAGATGCTCGGTAATGATGAAGAATATGAGAGAAATTTATTACTCGCTCAAGGTGGTAATCAAGATCTTTTTGAAGATGCTTATGGTAAACAAAAAAGCGAGTTTTATATGAAGAATGGTATTTCATCTGAGGAACTAAAACTAATCAGAATGAAAAATTATCTTGATGCGGGAAAGTATAAAACTGTAATTGATTCACTAGAAAAAGAAGTGGATGGCTTTGATTCTAAATTGCAAAAAGCACTATCATATGGGTTTCTTTCTGAGGCCTCACTTAGATTAAAAAAGTATAAAAATGCTTTAAACTATGCTGAGCAGGTTATTCAACTTGCACCTTCCACAGAAAAATGGATTTTAGTGCTTGCTGAGTTAAACATCGCAAAAGCCTATTTCTTTACCGGTGATAAAGACACCGCTAAAGATTATTTGAAGAAAGCAGAAAATCGGAATGACTACGAGTATAAAGATTATTTAGCCTCAAAAATTGAATGGCTAAAAAGAAGAATTCGATAG
- the hpnE gene encoding hydroxysqualene dehydroxylase HpnE, producing MKKILIIGGGLSGLTSAVYLSKLNHKVTLLEASPKFGGRTYSIFNETKKEFFDNGQHLLMGCYEETLDFLKLMDAEHLIEIQPYLDLTYVDKDSIHHKLRADKLNYPFNLLRAILKFSGLSFKERLLIIDFLLDMLCCNKEDLSDLTVYDWLKLKGQGQNAINSFWELLTVSTLNTKIEEASAVIFDEVLTRIFFTGNDAAKIIFPKTNLNQLFVEPALTFLKNHKNNAIHSEKVTQINFENEFVKSIVSESRVYSNYDFYIFAIPIHSLQKIKNIESQLFHSHQIEYSPIVNAHIWLNRNPFTERIYGLMGSELHWIFNNGNFISLTSSASNRWGKMDKEIIIQEICSEIKKYFPIFNKEMVEDWKIIKEKRATFRADSKILELRKAFMSQKNNLLFTGDWVDNGLPATIEGAIMNGKKAAKAVADA from the coding sequence ATGAAAAAAATTTTAATAATTGGCGGTGGTCTTTCCGGTTTAACTTCTGCAGTATATCTCTCAAAACTTAATCATAAAGTTACACTTCTCGAAGCATCCCCAAAATTTGGTGGGAGAACTTATTCTATATTTAATGAAACTAAAAAAGAGTTTTTCGATAACGGTCAACACTTATTGATGGGCTGTTACGAGGAAACTCTTGATTTCCTTAAACTAATGGATGCTGAACATCTTATTGAAATCCAACCTTATCTTGATTTAACCTATGTGGATAAAGACTCAATTCATCATAAGCTTAGAGCAGATAAACTGAATTACCCATTTAACCTTCTTCGGGCAATCCTAAAATTTTCCGGACTCTCATTTAAAGAACGCTTATTGATCATAGATTTTTTGTTGGATATGCTCTGTTGTAACAAGGAAGATTTATCTGATCTTACAGTTTATGATTGGCTTAAATTAAAGGGACAGGGTCAAAATGCTATAAATTCTTTCTGGGAATTATTAACGGTAAGTACACTCAATACAAAAATTGAGGAAGCAAGCGCAGTCATTTTTGATGAGGTTTTGACCCGAATCTTTTTCACAGGCAACGATGCCGCTAAAATTATTTTCCCCAAAACTAATCTAAATCAGTTGTTTGTTGAACCCGCATTGACATTTCTCAAAAATCATAAAAATAATGCAATTCACTCAGAAAAAGTTACTCAGATTAATTTTGAGAACGAATTTGTAAAAAGTATTGTTTCGGAAAGTAGAGTTTACAGTAATTACGATTTTTACATATTTGCGATTCCGATTCATTCACTTCAAAAAATAAAAAATATTGAATCTCAATTATTTCATTCGCATCAAATTGAATATTCTCCTATTGTAAATGCTCACATTTGGTTGAATAGAAATCCATTTACGGAAAGAATTTATGGATTGATGGGTTCTGAGTTACATTGGATTTTTAACAATGGTAATTTTATAAGCCTTACTTCAAGTGCTTCTAACAGGTGGGGCAAAATGGATAAGGAGATAATAATACAAGAAATCTGTTCGGAGATAAAAAAATATTTTCCTATATTCAACAAAGAAATGGTTGAGGATTGGAAAATTATTAAAGAGAAACGCGCAACATTTAGAGCTGATTCGAAAATTTTAGAATTGCGCAAAGCATTTATGTCACAAAAAAATAATCTACTTTTTACCGGTGATTGGGTTGATAACGGATTGCCTGCTACAATTGAAGGGGCAATTATGAATGGTAAAAAAGCCGCAAAAGCAGTAGCCGATGCATAA
- a CDS encoding Ppx/GppA family phosphatase, protein MKLVNNELSAINLAAIDIGTNSFHMIIVKLKENGNFEIIDRVKEVIRLGEGSGGNLKYISETSTQRAVESLKRFKTIAESHNAKIRAVATSAVREANNRNEFITEAFEKTGLNIEVISGYEEARLIYLGILKAVPVYSQKSLIIDIGGGSTEFLIGKNGISILVGSIKIGAVRLTNKFFPDFISSEKRVEECRQWVNGELYQILDSIKLEGFKVCVGSSGTIMSIGLMLHAKRNGGEIAQSILNNFEFTCDELKEVEKEILVNKSLGKRKKIVGLDEKRAEIITAGVIILSSIFDFLKIEKMIISGYSLREGIIIDSVHKLFQNSSITNLNEIRKGSIINLAENFRYDRKHSAHVAKLALKIFDDLKDLHKMGNEYREYLEAASILHDIGYHISHTNHHHHSAYIIKNGELLGFNELEINIISQTARYHRKSHPKNSHVDYAKLSDKDKAIVKSLSSILRIADSLERIHKQNVLGIEAVQQGKKVHFKITAKEGSDLSIELWNLERRKILFEETFGLKTEFHVINTIKN, encoded by the coding sequence ATGAAACTAGTGAATAATGAACTATCAGCAATAAATCTAGCCGCAATCGATATAGGTACAAACAGCTTTCACATGATTATTGTGAAATTAAAAGAGAATGGAAATTTTGAAATAATTGATCGTGTGAAAGAGGTAATCCGACTTGGAGAAGGAAGCGGAGGGAATCTGAAGTATATTTCCGAAACATCCACTCAAAGAGCTGTTGAATCACTAAAAAGATTTAAAACAATAGCCGAATCTCACAACGCAAAAATTAGAGCCGTTGCAACTAGCGCAGTGCGTGAGGCTAACAATAGAAATGAATTTATCACCGAAGCATTTGAGAAAACTGGTTTAAACATTGAAGTAATTAGCGGCTATGAAGAAGCAAGGTTAATATATCTCGGTATTCTGAAAGCCGTTCCGGTTTATAGTCAAAAAAGTTTGATAATTGATATCGGCGGAGGTAGTACCGAATTTTTAATTGGGAAAAATGGAATATCAATACTGGTAGGAAGCATTAAAATTGGAGCGGTTAGATTGACAAACAAATTTTTCCCCGATTTTATTTCATCGGAGAAGAGAGTTGAGGAATGCCGGCAATGGGTAAATGGAGAATTGTACCAGATACTTGATTCAATCAAGCTAGAGGGATTTAAAGTTTGTGTGGGTTCTTCCGGCACAATTATGTCCATCGGTTTGATGTTGCATGCAAAACGGAATGGTGGTGAAATTGCGCAATCTATTCTGAATAATTTTGAATTCACTTGTGATGAGTTAAAGGAGGTGGAAAAAGAAATTCTGGTTAATAAATCATTAGGTAAAAGAAAGAAAATTGTTGGACTTGATGAAAAGAGAGCCGAAATAATTACTGCCGGGGTTATAATTCTTTCTTCCATTTTTGATTTTTTAAAGATTGAAAAAATGATAATATCTGGTTACTCACTTCGAGAAGGAATAATTATCGACTCTGTTCACAAACTGTTTCAGAACTCTTCAATTACTAATCTTAACGAAATTAGAAAAGGAAGTATTATTAATCTGGCAGAAAATTTTCGTTATGATAGAAAGCATTCGGCTCATGTGGCAAAATTAGCATTAAAAATATTTGACGATTTAAAGGATCTCCATAAAATGGGGAATGAATACCGTGAGTATCTGGAAGCCGCATCAATATTGCATGATATTGGGTATCACATTTCTCATACAAATCACCATCATCATTCTGCTTATATTATAAAAAACGGTGAGCTGCTTGGATTCAATGAACTTGAGATCAATATAATTTCACAAACCGCGAGATACCATAGAAAAAGTCACCCTAAAAATAGTCACGTTGATTACGCGAAACTTTCTGATAAAGATAAAGCTATCGTTAAGAGTCTTTCATCAATACTTCGCATCGCTGATTCCCTTGAGAGAATTCATAAACAGAACGTTTTGGGAATTGAAGCTGTTCAGCAAGGTAAAAAAGTACATTTCAAAATAACGGCGAAAGAGGGAAGCGATTTATCAATTGAACTCTGGAATCTTGAAAGACGCAAAATTCTATTCGAGGAGACCTTCGGATTGAAAACAGAATTTCACGTAATTAATACAATTAAGAATTAA
- a CDS encoding citrate (Si)-synthase produces MAVLKDKLREKILLERPRTEKLLKEYGNVKIDEVTIGQVIGGMRDIKSLVTDISYLDPQEGIRFRGLTIPEVLEKLPIVDNSEYPSVEGFFSFLLTGDVPTPDEIKDIRADFDRRKEVPQYVFDVIHAFPKDAHPMTMFSAAILAMQKESLFDKAYKKNIKKSEYWEYYFEDSMNLLAKLPEIAAHIYRWKYKNGDVIKSNPTLGFGSNFAHMMGIPSPYDDVSRLYFILHSDHESGNVSAHSGHLVASALSDIYYSISAMLNGLAGPLHGLANEEVLRWLQGVYEKMGGKEPTEDEIKKFVCDTLESGQVIPGFGHAVLRKTDPRYTAQREFSLKHIPDDPLFKYVDLLYKVVPGILLEKGKAKNPWPNVDAQSGVIQWHYGVKEYDFYTVLFGVGRALGVCSNIIWARALGYPLERPKSLTTKMLEDAAFGAK; encoded by the coding sequence ATGGCAGTGCTTAAAGATAAATTGCGGGAAAAAATACTCCTCGAGCGGCCGAGGACAGAAAAATTACTTAAAGAATATGGCAATGTTAAGATTGACGAAGTGACTATTGGACAAGTAATAGGTGGCATGCGTGATATAAAAAGTTTGGTAACAGATATTTCATATCTTGATCCGCAAGAGGGAATTAGATTTCGAGGATTAACTATTCCCGAGGTTTTGGAGAAACTCCCAATTGTCGATAATTCAGAGTATCCATCAGTTGAGGGATTTTTTTCTTTCCTACTAACAGGTGATGTTCCCACACCTGATGAGATAAAAGATATTAGAGCAGATTTCGATAGAAGAAAAGAGGTACCACAATATGTTTTTGATGTAATTCACGCTTTCCCAAAGGATGCTCATCCGATGACAATGTTTTCAGCCGCAATATTGGCTATGCAAAAGGAATCTCTATTCGATAAGGCTTACAAAAAAAATATCAAGAAAAGTGAATATTGGGAATACTATTTCGAAGATTCTATGAATCTACTTGCAAAACTTCCCGAAATCGCCGCTCATATCTACAGATGGAAATATAAAAATGGTGATGTAATTAAGAGTAATCCTACTTTGGGATTTGGCTCAAATTTTGCGCATATGATGGGTATTCCTAGTCCATACGACGATGTTTCAAGGTTATATTTTATCCTGCACTCCGATCACGAAAGCGGCAATGTTAGCGCCCATAGCGGGCATTTAGTTGCAAGCGCACTATCAGATATTTACTACTCAATTAGCGCAATGTTAAACGGCTTAGCCGGTCCATTGCATGGTTTGGCAAATGAAGAAGTTTTACGGTGGCTTCAAGGCGTTTATGAAAAGATGGGTGGTAAAGAACCTACTGAGGATGAAATTAAAAAGTTTGTTTGTGATACCCTTGAGAGTGGACAGGTAATTCCCGGATTCGGTCATGCTGTTTTAAGAAAAACAGATCCCCGCTATACCGCTCAAAGGGAATTTAGTCTAAAACATATTCCCGATGATCCATTATTTAAATATGTCGATCTGCTTTATAAAGTAGTACCAGGTATTTTACTTGAAAAGGGTAAAGCTAAGAACCCATGGCCAAATGTTGATGCTCAATCGGGGGTGATTCAATGGCATTATGGAGTAAAAGAATATGATTTTTACACTGTATTATTTGGAGTTGGTCGAGCATTGGGAGTTTGTAGCAATATTATTTGGGCTCGTGCGCTTGGATATCCACTTGAAAGACCAAAATCATTAACCACAAAAATGCTTGAAGATGCGGCATTTGGTGCTAAATAA
- the hpnD gene encoding presqualene diphosphate synthase HpnD yields MMNHSKQIAKESNSSFYYAFSLLSKQKREAMNTVYAFCRKTDDIVDEGNESDDYKYDQLKKWRIEFEKALHGHSHYPLLNKVAEIIQQFNIPLEPFFELIIGMEMDLQKKRYLNFEDLVQYCYRVASTVGLMCIEIFGYKNASTKEYAVNLGLAMQMTNILRDVKKDAENGRIYLPQKDLSTFNYSEDELLRSTYNNNFINLMKYESERAESFFTKANNKLDFEDKPSMFPARAMQHIYAKLLHKIKAENYDVMNNRINVGKVEKVTISLGVWAKYNLVY; encoded by the coding sequence TTGATGAATCATTCAAAACAAATAGCTAAAGAAAGCAACAGCAGTTTTTACTACGCATTTTCTCTTTTATCAAAACAAAAGAGGGAGGCGATGAATACTGTTTACGCTTTTTGCCGCAAGACGGATGATATTGTTGATGAGGGGAATGAGTCGGATGATTATAAATATGATCAATTAAAAAAGTGGCGTATAGAATTTGAAAAAGCTTTGCACGGTCACTCACATTATCCTTTATTAAACAAAGTGGCCGAAATTATTCAGCAGTTCAATATTCCCCTTGAGCCTTTTTTTGAACTGATAATAGGTATGGAAATGGACTTGCAGAAAAAACGCTACTTAAATTTCGAAGATCTTGTTCAATATTGTTATAGGGTAGCATCTACTGTTGGATTGATGTGTATCGAAATATTTGGTTATAAAAATGCTTCAACAAAAGAATATGCTGTAAACCTCGGACTCGCGATGCAGATGACGAACATTTTACGCGATGTAAAAAAAGATGCGGAGAATGGGAGAATTTATCTTCCTCAAAAAGATCTTTCTACTTTTAACTATTCGGAAGATGAATTATTAAGAAGTACATATAACAATAATTTCATCAATTTAATGAAGTATGAATCGGAGCGTGCCGAATCGTTTTTCACTAAAGCAAATAACAAGCTGGATTTTGAAGATAAGCCAAGCATGTTCCCGGCGCGCGCCATGCAACATATTTATGCTAAACTCCTGCATAAAATAAAAGCAGAAAATTACGATGTTATGAATAATAGAATTAACGTTGGTAAGGTTGAAAAGGTTACTATTTCGCTGGGTGTGTGGGCAAAATATAACTTAGTTTATTGA
- a CDS encoding lytic transglycosylase domain-containing protein → MTKRYLLWSGVAILFCFLVATAAFLYLELERIKSSAPVIITEREKRISSPPIPEKLEFCGEAVPLNDFDIYERMDRELLVNTYWHSATLLYLKRANRWFPIIEPILEEYGIPDDFKYMAVAESGLSNAVSNVSAAGFWQFMDSAAKKYGLIIDDEIDERYNIEKATIAACKYLKESYAKYNNWTLAAASYNRGVNGIDRQLTSQSVKDYYRLFLNEETYRFVFRIIALKEIFRAPEQYGFYFTDDQLYQPFETIEVTVNYSIPNLTQFARKFGIDYKILKIFNPWIKGQSLNNKNKHKLVFKIPKPGTLNSIGDNQ, encoded by the coding sequence ATGACCAAACGATATTTACTATGGAGCGGTGTAGCAATACTTTTTTGCTTTCTAGTTGCTACCGCAGCTTTTCTTTATCTCGAGTTGGAGAGAATTAAAAGCAGTGCACCAGTTATAATCACTGAAAGAGAAAAGAGAATATCTTCCCCTCCAATACCGGAAAAACTTGAGTTTTGCGGTGAAGCTGTTCCACTCAATGATTTTGATATTTACGAAAGGATGGACAGAGAATTATTAGTAAATACTTATTGGCACTCTGCAACATTGTTATATTTAAAGAGAGCAAATCGCTGGTTCCCAATTATTGAACCGATTCTTGAAGAATATGGAATACCTGATGACTTCAAATATATGGCAGTGGCTGAGAGCGGGTTATCAAATGCAGTCTCAAATGTGAGTGCGGCAGGTTTTTGGCAATTTATGGATTCCGCAGCAAAGAAATATGGATTAATAATTGACGATGAGATTGATGAAAGATATAATATTGAAAAAGCAACTATTGCAGCGTGTAAATATCTCAAGGAATCATATGCAAAATATAATAATTGGACTTTAGCCGCCGCCTCATATAATCGGGGAGTTAATGGAATTGACCGACAACTAACAAGTCAATCAGTTAAAGATTATTATCGCTTATTTCTGAATGAGGAGACATATAGATTTGTCTTCAGAATAATAGCGTTAAAAGAAATTTTTCGGGCTCCCGAACAATACGGTTTTTATTTTACAGACGATCAACTCTATCAACCATTTGAGACAATTGAAGTTACTGTAAATTATTCGATTCCAAACCTAACACAGTTTGCCCGAAAGTTTGGTATCGATTATAAAATTTTGAAAATATTTAATCCATGGATTAAAGGGCAATCTTTGAATAACAAAAACAAACATAAACTTGTCTTTAAAATTCCAAAGCCCGGTACATTAAACTCTATTGGTGATAACCAATGA